A stretch of the Filimonas lacunae genome encodes the following:
- a CDS encoding pentapeptide repeat-containing protein, with translation MSTSASTNHNKENSRPLFTHAIAHKLPLNKSYANEQVHRINITGKQMDSLIFEVMTFEALRFMNNSCAGAYFTGCHFANIIFSHCHLRKAEFTDCTFENVVLENCSLDHADFNNSKLEQVSFHFCTMEWFYTTDSKWHNIRIQQCLLDGAVITDSELQNIAFRKNELERHYPFKVSDSIMLLSHEQINLPDTATFLSYVMK, from the coding sequence ATGAGCACATCTGCCAGCACTAACCATAACAAGGAAAATTCCAGGCCTTTATTCACCCACGCAATAGCTCATAAACTACCACTAAACAAGAGTTATGCAAACGAACAGGTACATCGTATCAATATCACCGGCAAACAAATGGACTCACTCATTTTTGAAGTAATGACATTTGAAGCACTTCGTTTTATGAACAACAGTTGCGCAGGCGCTTATTTTACCGGCTGTCATTTTGCGAATATTATTTTTAGCCATTGCCATCTTCGCAAAGCTGAGTTCACTGATTGCACGTTTGAGAATGTTGTACTTGAAAACTGCTCACTTGACCATGCCGACTTCAACAATAGTAAATTGGAACAGGTAAGCTTTCATTTCTGTACAATGGAATGGTTTTATACCACCGACAGCAAATGGCACAATATCCGCATTCAACAATGTTTACTGGACGGCGCTGTTATTACCGATAGCGAACTACAAAACATCGCCTTCCGTAAAAACGAGCTTGAAAGGCATTATCCTTTCAAAGTAAGCGATTCCATAATGCTTCTTTCACATGAGCAGATAAACCTGCCTGATACTGCCACCTTCTTATCTTATGTAATGAAGTAA
- a CDS encoding dioxygenase family protein: MKRKDFLRLLALMPLLQFNKGLTQWLATGASLPYTDALPVFFVGHQDFSRTPHITPFTSNLRAMGGAVKPAAILVISAHWLTMGDTYVNMNPQFKTVEYPVTGSPDAARLVMNAVDAKEESERELDHGAWSVLRHLSPDAAVPVLELSIDMEKPLDYHYNIARQLSSLRKRGVLIVGSGNVVHNLELSALKVWSRKPYEWAAEFDAWVKGRIIDRDISSLFQYYRLGKIADYAVPTMDHYIPMLYCLALCEKNEEIVFTYEEVIKGMSFRCFRIGAATMSESKA; encoded by the coding sequence TTGAAACGGAAGGATTTTCTCAGGCTCCTGGCATTGATGCCATTATTACAGTTCAATAAGGGATTAACACAGTGGCTGGCCACAGGGGCGTCGTTGCCTTATACAGATGCCTTACCGGTGTTTTTTGTAGGCCATCAGGATTTTTCCCGTACACCGCATATTACTCCGTTTACCAGTAATCTGCGTGCAATGGGGGGCGCTGTAAAGCCTGCTGCTATCCTCGTTATTTCAGCGCACTGGTTAACAATGGGGGATACTTACGTGAATATGAACCCACAATTTAAAACAGTAGAGTATCCGGTCACTGGCTCTCCTGATGCGGCCCGTCTTGTAATGAATGCTGTCGATGCTAAAGAAGAAAGTGAGCGTGAGCTGGATCATGGCGCATGGAGTGTATTAAGGCATTTGTCGCCCGATGCTGCTGTGCCGGTGCTGGAATTGAGCATTGATATGGAAAAGCCGCTGGATTATCATTATAACATTGCCCGGCAGTTGAGCAGCTTGCGTAAAAGAGGGGTGCTGATTGTAGGTAGTGGTAATGTAGTGCATAACCTGGAGCTATCAGCTTTAAAGGTGTGGAGCAGGAAGCCTTATGAATGGGCGGCTGAGTTTGATGCCTGGGTAAAGGGGCGGATTATTGACAGGGATATCAGTAGTTTGTTTCAGTATTACCGGTTAGGGAAAATAGCAGACTATGCGGTGCCTACTATGGATCATTATATCCCTATGTTGTATTGCCTGGCTTTGTGCGAGAAAAATGAAGAGATTGTATTTACCTATGAAGAGGTGATAAAAGGAATGAGCTTTCGATGCTTCCGTATAGGGGCGGCTACTATGAGTGAGTCTAAGGCATAG
- a CDS encoding TIGR02452 family protein, with translation MKPREQRLALAQETLEIIEKGCYTNTLQQNVSIAEAMDYSITNTRLYKPEALPLTFDKTHEGECIIEVTRESTFAAAKRLVQEEAAENICCLNFASARNPGGGFLKGTTGQEETLTRASGLYASLVKQTDYYDNNRATDSNLFTDHIIYSPLVPVFRDDNSRLTDDYFTVSVITAPAVNAKRLEEYEPEKMDMITPVNYSRMQKFLSVAAAHKQTTLVLGAWGCGIFGNETKEMAGWFSYHLLQNEMFANTFKRIVFAVYAQDESDYNYQIFKKEFSKYTNRN, from the coding sequence ATGAAACCCCGAGAACAACGCCTGGCTTTAGCCCAGGAAACCCTTGAGATTATTGAGAAAGGCTGCTACACCAACACCTTACAACAAAACGTATCTATTGCAGAAGCAATGGATTACAGCATCACAAACACACGTTTATACAAACCCGAAGCGCTTCCACTTACTTTTGACAAAACCCATGAAGGCGAGTGTATTATTGAAGTTACACGCGAAAGCACTTTTGCAGCTGCTAAACGATTAGTGCAGGAAGAAGCTGCGGAAAATATTTGTTGTTTAAACTTTGCATCAGCCCGTAACCCCGGTGGCGGCTTTCTCAAAGGCACTACCGGCCAGGAAGAAACCCTTACCAGGGCCAGCGGCTTATATGCATCCCTGGTAAAGCAAACAGATTATTACGACAACAACAGAGCAACAGACTCCAACCTGTTTACTGACCATATTATATACTCTCCGCTGGTGCCTGTGTTCCGGGATGACAATAGCCGGTTAACGGATGACTACTTTACTGTATCTGTAATAACCGCCCCTGCTGTTAACGCTAAACGCCTGGAGGAATATGAGCCGGAGAAAATGGATATGATTACACCGGTGAATTACAGCAGGATGCAGAAGTTTTTATCTGTAGCTGCCGCCCATAAACAAACCACACTTGTATTGGGCGCCTGGGGCTGTGGCATATTCGGTAATGAAACTAAGGAAATGGCTGGCTGGTTTTCGTATCACCTGTTGCAGAATGAAATGTTTGCCAATACTTTTAAAAGAATAGTCTTTGCTGTGTATGCACAGGATGAAAGTGATTACAATTACCAGATTTTTAAAAAAGAGTTTTCTAAGTACACCAATAGAAATTAA
- a CDS encoding right-handed parallel beta-helix repeat-containing protein, with product MQRLLKTAFLMLTIAALGSCQKKDNTVAPNEATTPEAANPHTALKSTTVTTEAALKAAISSAVAGDIITVSGTIYLTSTLQCLNSGTSSSKINFTGGILDCSGLPSGSWGVKVNGSYWNITNMTIRKAPDCGLVFQTGGYNYVYKVITTGNGDSGLQIYNGSHDNNISYCTSTENYDVADGGENADGFACKLSAGVNNLFDHCTANHNSDDGWDLYGQPYKVTITNCTATNNGYGTNGDGNGFKLGSAGQVVPHTVTNCTSSYNKAAGYDGNGNTGHITITGSTGTGNGTTLFYRIY from the coding sequence GTGCAAAGATTGCTCAAAACAGCGTTTTTAATGCTGACTATTGCTGCTTTAGGCAGCTGCCAGAAGAAAGATAACACCGTTGCGCCTAACGAAGCAACAACACCAGAAGCTGCTAATCCACATACAGCTTTAAAGAGCACAACAGTAACTACAGAAGCTGCGTTAAAAGCTGCTATTTCCAGTGCAGTGGCAGGTGATATTATTACTGTTAGCGGCACCATCTATTTAACCAGTACGTTGCAATGTTTAAATAGTGGTACTTCCAGTTCCAAAATCAATTTTACAGGAGGGATACTGGATTGTTCCGGTTTGCCTTCCGGTAGCTGGGGTGTAAAAGTCAATGGTAGTTATTGGAACATTACCAATATGACTATCCGTAAAGCGCCTGATTGTGGCTTAGTGTTTCAAACAGGCGGCTACAATTATGTATACAAAGTGATCACCACAGGCAATGGTGATTCTGGTTTACAAATTTATAACGGATCACACGATAACAATATCAGCTATTGTACTTCTACTGAAAACTATGATGTTGCAGATGGCGGAGAAAACGCCGATGGATTTGCTTGTAAACTATCTGCTGGTGTCAATAATCTTTTTGATCATTGCACAGCTAATCACAATTCAGATGACGGATGGGATTTGTATGGCCAGCCTTACAAAGTAACTATTACCAACTGTACTGCTACCAACAATGGTTATGGCACTAATGGCGATGGTAATGGTTTTAAATTAGGTAGTGCAGGTCAGGTGGTACCGCACACTGTTACCAATTGTACTTCCAGCTACAACAAAGCTGCTGGTTATGATGGTAATGGTAACACTGGTCATATTACTATTACGGGTAGCACCGGTACAGGTAATGGCACCACCCTGTTTTATAGAATTTATTAA
- a CDS encoding RagB/SusD family nutrient uptake outer membrane protein, with amino-acid sequence MKKHLYIFLLGSLTLGACKKSFLDENPPSSYTPITVSDSLGLEASLAGLYNNFSTQLTYSNAQGYPSVWQVGTDVANATANQQGIEIPYYNYTLLTQTDGAASYLWGKEYTLINLANTIIASLTNPSLNMTDAGRKAMDGEAKFFRGLAYNTLATCYGGVPIITTPVTGPKTDFVRAPLADVDALVAADLNDAVTNLPDIESVKTNTKGKMYGRANKYMAMQLLAEAYLRMGKNDLAEQQAQAVINSGRFSLIKSRYGIKTSLPGDYYSDMFVYGNERRVQGNTEAIWVLEQENPATVVGGNTDNAQQRRVWGAAYHNISGLVITDSTGGRALARLRLSNWVLYGLYSDKDIRNSQYNIRRKYYYNDPANANYGKQVPYTGDDTLFKICPHTTKWYQFDPNDVFGYAMIKDFMMMRLGETYLLLAEAQLKQGKLQLAADNINELRKRAFGSLYPAQGQVNSTDMTLDFLLDERARELIGEENRRMTLMRTKTLVDRAIRLNSNDPVHPTVGLTKTNLLLPIPLSEIQLNKDAVLEQNEGYH; translated from the coding sequence ATGAAAAAGCATTTATATATATTTCTCTTAGGCTCGCTTACCCTGGGTGCCTGCAAAAAAAGTTTCCTGGACGAAAATCCACCATCCAGCTACACGCCCATCACAGTAAGCGATTCGCTGGGCCTGGAAGCCTCCTTAGCTGGTTTGTATAATAACTTCAGCACCCAACTTACTTATTCCAACGCTCAGGGCTATCCAAGTGTATGGCAGGTAGGTACTGATGTGGCCAATGCCACCGCCAACCAACAGGGCATTGAAATTCCTTACTACAACTACACCCTGTTAACTCAAACAGATGGCGCCGCTTCTTACTTATGGGGTAAAGAGTATACTTTGATTAACCTTGCCAACACTATCATCGCCAGCCTGACCAATCCTTCGCTGAACATGACAGATGCGGGTAGAAAAGCGATGGATGGGGAAGCTAAATTTTTCAGAGGGCTGGCTTATAACACACTGGCCACCTGCTATGGCGGGGTGCCTATTATCACCACACCGGTAACAGGCCCTAAAACAGATTTTGTGCGTGCCCCTTTGGCTGATGTAGATGCCTTGGTGGCAGCCGACCTCAACGATGCAGTTACTAACCTACCCGATATTGAATCAGTAAAAACCAATACCAAAGGCAAGATGTATGGCCGCGCCAATAAATACATGGCCATGCAATTGCTGGCAGAAGCTTATTTACGCATGGGCAAAAACGACCTGGCCGAGCAACAGGCGCAGGCCGTTATCAACAGCGGCCGTTTTAGCTTAATTAAATCACGCTATGGCATTAAAACCAGCCTGCCCGGCGATTATTATTCCGACATGTTTGTGTATGGTAACGAACGCAGGGTACAAGGCAACACCGAAGCGATTTGGGTGCTGGAACAGGAAAACCCGGCTACAGTAGTAGGTGGCAACACCGACAACGCCCAGCAACGCCGTGTATGGGGCGCCGCCTATCACAACATCAGCGGCCTGGTGATCACCGATTCAACCGGCGGACGCGCACTGGCACGTTTACGTTTAAGTAACTGGGTATTGTATGGCTTGTATAGTGATAAAGACATTCGCAACTCGCAATACAACATCCGCCGCAAGTATTATTACAACGACCCCGCCAACGCCAACTATGGCAAACAGGTACCTTACACCGGAGATGATACGTTGTTTAAGATATGCCCGCATACCACCAAGTGGTACCAGTTTGATCCTAACGACGTATTTGGCTATGCAATGATTAAAGACTTTATGATGATGCGCCTTGGCGAAACCTACCTGTTACTGGCCGAAGCGCAATTAAAACAAGGCAAGCTGCAACTGGCTGCAGACAATATCAACGAACTGCGCAAGAGAGCATTTGGTAGCCTGTACCCTGCACAAGGACAAGTGAACTCCACAGATATGACATTAGACTTTTTACTGGACGAACGCGCACGCGAACTGATAGGCGAAGAAAACAGGCGTATGACACTGATGAGAACCAAAACACTGGTTGACCGCGCCATTCGTTTAAACTCAAACGATCCCGTACACCCAACAGTAGGCCTTACCAAAACCAACCTGTTACTACCTATTCCTTTATCAGAAATTCAGCTGAATAAAGATGCAGTACTGGAACAGAACGAAGGCTACCATTAA
- a CDS encoding SusC/RagA family TonB-linked outer membrane protein — translation MTQKSTGYILYVFLLLACLLTLSTRQAQAQTKKITGKVTDSKGVALQAVSITISGSKAGTTTDNNGNFVISAATGATLHFSSLGYLTQSVPVGSQTNVSIILADDPQKNLADIVVVGYGTQKRSDVTGSVVSVPKTRLSQLPVTNIMQAIEGSVAGVSITTTSSVPGSSPAALVRGQNSINANSGPYIVVDGIPLSKTGGSLNDINPNDIASVEVLKDASATAIYGTNGANGVILVTTKRGTTGKAVIRYNAYTGMENMAHVLTPRNGPEYVQKYADWLKATNQAQTSPVPNSGELPNYNAGITKDWIKEATQTGIIQDHNLSISGGNADVRYFVSGEYMHQKGVVKGYQYKRISIRSNLDINVTSFLTIGTSLFFANNNYDGGRANLLMASAMSPYGQEYNANGTYKIYPMAPEQLFTNPMLGLVTDRLDRSVNANGNGYAEIKFPGVLKGLKYRLNAGYTFLPARKASYTGRLANDLIGTASVVNAETQSYTLENVVTYARDFKKHHIDFTGLYSAQQRKWIETTAGATGFVNDNLSYNNLSAGATQTSKTVADRYALNSQMGRINYTYDSRYLFTVTARRDGSSVFGSSNSKYGIFPSAAIGWNVSNERFMQSIGWINNLKLRVSHGKAGNEAIDVYKTISTDGTVRSPFNGVSTIGITPSNLGNTFLGWESTISTNLGVDFSLFASRLSGTIEVYKSNTRDLLLQRNLPLVTGYANVYDNLGKTANKGIEVTLNSKNINGKDFRWETSLNISANQNRIIDLYGNKKDDIGNKWFIGKPISVIYDYKMAGIWQTGEDASKQDPGAKAGDLKFVDVNHDGIITADSDRVVLGQTAPKWSGGITNTFHYKNWHLNIFIQTAQGMTKNNNDLTYADETGKRNTPVEVGYWTADNKNNTRPSLSYNNTRGYGYASNASYTRIKDITLSYVFSQKILDKLNIGSITLYVSGRNLHTFTNWIGWDPENNYSQRGSGDWTNNYPTVRSFVFGANISLR, via the coding sequence ATGACACAAAAATCAACAGGGTACATACTGTATGTATTCCTATTACTTGCTTGTTTACTAACGCTTTCAACCCGGCAAGCCCAGGCCCAGACCAAAAAAATTACCGGAAAGGTAACCGATAGCAAAGGGGTTGCCTTACAGGCGGTAAGCATTACCATTAGCGGCTCTAAAGCCGGCACTACCACCGACAACAATGGAAATTTTGTCATCAGTGCTGCTACCGGCGCCACGCTGCATTTTTCTTCGCTGGGCTACTTAACCCAAAGCGTACCGGTAGGTAGCCAAACCAACGTTTCCATTATCCTGGCCGATGATCCGCAAAAGAACCTGGCCGATATAGTGGTAGTGGGATATGGTACACAGAAAAGATCGGATGTGACCGGATCGGTAGTATCGGTTCCTAAAACCCGTTTATCACAACTACCGGTTACCAACATTATGCAAGCCATTGAAGGCTCAGTGGCAGGTGTAAGCATCACCACCACTTCATCGGTTCCAGGCAGTAGCCCTGCCGCCCTGGTACGGGGGCAAAACTCTATCAATGCCAACTCAGGCCCTTATATAGTGGTAGATGGTATTCCCCTCAGCAAAACAGGCGGCTCACTGAACGACATTAATCCGAACGACATTGCTTCGGTAGAGGTATTAAAAGACGCCTCCGCTACTGCCATTTATGGAACCAACGGTGCCAACGGCGTTATTTTAGTGACAACCAAACGCGGCACCACCGGCAAAGCAGTGATACGCTATAACGCCTACACAGGCATGGAGAATATGGCGCATGTGCTTACGCCCCGCAATGGACCTGAGTACGTTCAAAAATATGCCGACTGGTTAAAAGCCACCAACCAGGCCCAGACTTCGCCAGTACCTAACAGCGGCGAGCTGCCCAATTACAACGCCGGCATTACCAAAGACTGGATTAAAGAAGCTACCCAAACAGGTATTATACAAGATCATAACCTGAGCATTTCGGGCGGCAATGCCGATGTACGATATTTTGTATCAGGCGAATACATGCACCAGAAAGGTGTGGTAAAAGGCTACCAATATAAACGCATCAGCATTCGCAGCAACCTGGACATTAACGTTACCAGTTTTCTTACCATAGGCACCTCGCTGTTCTTTGCCAACAACAACTACGATGGCGGTCGCGCCAACCTGTTAATGGCATCGGCTATGAGCCCATATGGTCAGGAATACAATGCGAACGGCACTTATAAAATTTACCCGATGGCACCCGAGCAGCTGTTTACCAACCCCATGCTGGGCCTGGTAACCGACCGCCTGGACCGTAGTGTAAACGCCAACGGCAATGGCTATGCGGAAATTAAATTTCCCGGTGTGTTAAAAGGATTGAAGTATCGTTTAAATGCAGGCTATACGTTTTTACCTGCCCGCAAAGCATCGTATACAGGCCGTTTAGCCAACGACTTAATAGGCACTGCCAGTGTAGTCAATGCCGAAACACAAAGCTACACACTGGAAAATGTAGTCACTTATGCACGTGACTTTAAAAAGCACCATATTGACTTCACAGGATTATACAGTGCGCAACAACGCAAGTGGATAGAAACTACTGCCGGAGCCACAGGCTTTGTAAACGATAATTTATCCTATAACAACCTGAGCGCCGGAGCCACACAAACCAGCAAAACCGTTGCTGATCGTTACGCACTCAATTCACAAATGGGACGCATTAACTATACCTACGACAGTCGTTATTTGTTTACCGTAACTGCACGTCGCGACGGCTCTTCCGTATTTGGCAGCAGCAATTCAAAATATGGAATATTCCCTTCTGCTGCTATAGGATGGAACGTAAGCAACGAACGCTTTATGCAATCCATTGGCTGGATCAATAATTTAAAACTCAGGGTATCGCATGGTAAAGCCGGCAACGAAGCCATTGATGTATATAAAACCATCTCCACCGACGGCACTGTACGCTCTCCTTTTAACGGAGTAAGCACCATAGGCATTACACCTTCTAACCTGGGCAATACTTTCCTGGGCTGGGAAAGCACTATCAGCACCAACCTGGGTGTAGACTTTAGCTTGTTTGCCAGCCGCCTGTCGGGCACTATTGAAGTATATAAATCCAATACACGCGATTTATTACTACAACGCAACCTGCCCCTGGTTACCGGCTACGCGAATGTATACGACAACCTGGGCAAAACAGCCAACAAAGGCATAGAAGTAACCCTAAACAGCAAAAACATCAACGGCAAAGATTTCAGGTGGGAAACCTCGCTGAACATTTCGGCCAACCAAAACAGGATTATTGATTTATATGGTAACAAAAAAGACGACATAGGCAACAAATGGTTTATAGGCAAGCCCATTAGCGTGATATATGATTACAAAATGGCTGGCATCTGGCAAACCGGTGAAGATGCCTCCAAGCAAGACCCCGGCGCTAAAGCAGGCGACCTGAAATTTGTAGACGTTAACCACGATGGTATTATTACTGCCGACAGCGACAGGGTAGTATTGGGTCAAACAGCACCTAAATGGTCTGGTGGTATTACTAACACCTTCCATTATAAAAACTGGCACCTGAACATTTTTATTCAAACAGCGCAGGGTATGACCAAAAACAACAACGACCTTACCTATGCCGATGAAACAGGTAAAAGAAATACACCTGTAGAAGTAGGCTACTGGACAGCCGACAATAAAAACAACACACGCCCTTCACTTAGCTATAACAACACCCGTGGCTATGGTTATGCCTCTAACGCCAGCTATACGCGCATCAAGGATATTACCTTAAGCTATGTATTCTCACAAAAGATACTGGACAAGCTCAACATAGGCAGTATTACTTTATATGTAAGCGGACGTAACCTGCATACGTTTACCAACTGGATTGGCTGGGACCCTGAAAACAACTATTCACAAAGAGGATCGGGTGATTGGACCAACAACTACCCTACCGTTCGTTCCTTCGTTTTCGGAGCAAACATCAGCCTGCGTTAA